A portion of the Pseudomonas sp. PSE14 genome contains these proteins:
- a CDS encoding CaiB/BaiF CoA-transferase family protein: MSNVTELPTPQPLNGVRVLDLSRVLAGPHCTAMLADLGAEVIKFEVPGHGDDSRHLGPFKDGESVYFGLINRGKRSVELDFKAPEDLQRFYQLVADADVVVENFRPGVTQRLGIDFDSLRRHNPKLIYASISGFGQNGPLSRRPAYDIVAQAMSGLMSVSGFPETGPTRSGEALGDLCAGVYAAWAISSALFAREHQGSSAQYIDVAMFDVLVSLQMTGLSNLFAHGKAPGLVGNRHPVSTPFDTYRAADGLVVIAVASDKLFRRFCESIGRAELADDPRFADDPSRTRNEQALRAEIEAWTTQRSVEQACDLLLDAGVPASPVWNLAEATGSEQAQVRQLLVQPADDQPPLVPQPVYFNGRKPHAATRAPQLGEANAAFGLTKKAGAVQ; encoded by the coding sequence ATGAGCAATGTGACTGAACTGCCCACGCCGCAGCCGCTCAACGGCGTGCGCGTGCTGGACCTGAGCCGCGTGCTCGCCGGGCCGCACTGCACCGCCATGTTGGCCGACCTTGGCGCCGAAGTGATCAAGTTCGAAGTGCCCGGGCACGGTGACGACAGCCGTCACCTCGGCCCGTTCAAGGATGGCGAGAGCGTCTATTTCGGCCTGATCAACCGCGGCAAGCGCAGCGTCGAGCTGGACTTCAAGGCACCGGAAGACCTGCAGCGTTTCTACCAACTGGTGGCCGACGCGGATGTGGTGGTGGAGAACTTCCGCCCCGGCGTCACCCAGCGCCTGGGCATCGACTTCGACAGCCTGCGTCGGCACAACCCGAAGCTGATCTACGCGAGCATTTCCGGCTTCGGCCAGAACGGCCCGCTGTCGCGCCGCCCGGCCTACGACATCGTCGCCCAGGCGATGTCCGGGCTGATGAGCGTCAGCGGCTTCCCCGAGACCGGCCCGACCCGCAGCGGCGAGGCGCTCGGCGACCTGTGTGCCGGCGTCTATGCGGCCTGGGCAATCAGCAGCGCGCTGTTCGCCCGCGAGCATCAGGGCAGCAGCGCGCAGTACATCGACGTGGCGATGTTCGATGTGCTGGTCAGCCTGCAGATGACCGGCCTGTCCAATCTGTTCGCCCACGGCAAGGCTCCGGGCCTGGTGGGTAACCGCCACCCGGTATCGACGCCCTTCGACACCTACCGCGCCGCCGACGGCCTGGTGGTGATCGCGGTGGCCAGCGACAAGCTGTTCCGACGCTTCTGCGAAAGCATCGGCCGCGCCGAACTGGCGGACGATCCGCGCTTCGCCGACGACCCTTCGCGTACCCGCAACGAGCAGGCGCTGCGTGCCGAGATCGAAGCCTGGACCACTCAACGCAGTGTCGAGCAGGCCTGCGACCTGCTGCTGGATGCCGGCGTACCGGCCTCCCCGGTGTGGAACCTCGCCGAGGCCACCGGCAGCGAGCAGGCGCAGGTGCGCCAACTGCTGGTGCAGCCGGCCGACGACCAGCCGCCGCTGGTGCCACAACCCGTCTACTTCAACGGGCGCAAGCCCCATGCCGCAACGCGCGCCCCCCAATTGGGCGAAGCCAACGCCGCGTTCGGCCTCACGAAAAAAGCAGGGGCTGTGCAATGA
- the hutU gene encoding urocanate hydratase, which translates to MSSTGRYRDTEIRAPRGTQLNAKSWLTEAPLRMLMNNLDPEVAENPKELVVYGGIGRAARNWECYDKIVETLKELNEDETLLVQSGKPVGVFKTHANAPRVLIANSNLVPHWANWEHFNELDAKGLAMYGQMTAGSWIYIGSQGIVQGTYETFVEAGRQHYDGNLKGRWVLTAGLGGMGGAQPLAATLAGACSLNIECQQSRIDFRLASRYVDEQAKDLDDALARIAQYTAEGKAISIALLGNAAEILPELLKRGVRPDMVTDQTSAHDPLNGYLPAGWTWEQYRDRAQTEPAAVVKAAKQSMAVHVNAMLEFQKQGIPTFDYGNNIRQMAKEEGVENAFDFPGFVPAYIRPLFCRGIGPFRWAALSGDAEDIYKTDAKVKELIPDDAHLHNWLDMAKERISFQGLPARICWVGLGQRAKLGLAFNEMVRRGELKAPIVIGRDHLDSGSVSSPNRETEAMRDGSDAVSDWPLLNALLNTASGATWVSLHHGGGVGMGFSQHSGMVIVCDGTDEAAARIARVLTNDPGTGVMRHADAGYQIAIDCAKEQGLNLPMITG; encoded by the coding sequence ATGAGTTCCACCGGCCGTTACCGCGATACCGAAATCCGTGCCCCGCGCGGCACTCAACTGAATGCCAAGAGCTGGCTGACCGAAGCACCGCTGCGCATGCTGATGAACAACCTCGACCCGGAAGTCGCGGAGAACCCGAAGGAACTGGTGGTCTACGGCGGCATCGGTCGCGCCGCGCGCAACTGGGAGTGCTACGACAAGATCGTCGAGACCCTGAAGGAGCTGAATGAGGACGAGACCCTGCTGGTGCAGTCCGGCAAGCCGGTCGGCGTGTTCAAGACCCACGCCAATGCCCCGCGCGTCCTGATCGCCAACTCCAACCTGGTGCCGCACTGGGCCAACTGGGAGCACTTCAACGAACTGGACGCCAAGGGCCTGGCCATGTACGGCCAGATGACCGCCGGCTCCTGGATCTACATTGGCAGCCAGGGCATCGTCCAGGGTACCTACGAAACCTTCGTCGAGGCCGGTCGCCAGCACTACGACGGCAACCTCAAGGGCCGCTGGGTGCTCACCGCCGGCCTGGGCGGCATGGGGGGCGCCCAGCCGCTGGCCGCGACCCTGGCCGGCGCCTGCTCGCTGAACATCGAATGCCAGCAGAGCCGCATCGACTTCCGCCTCGCCAGCCGTTACGTCGACGAGCAGGCCAAGGACCTCGACGACGCCCTGGCGCGCATCGCCCAATACACCGCCGAAGGCAAGGCCATCTCCATCGCCCTGCTGGGCAACGCCGCGGAAATCCTCCCGGAACTGCTCAAGCGCGGCGTGCGCCCGGACATGGTCACCGACCAGACTTCCGCCCACGACCCGCTCAACGGCTACCTGCCGGCCGGCTGGACCTGGGAGCAGTACCGCGACCGCGCGCAGACCGAACCGGCCGCCGTGGTGAAGGCCGCCAAGCAGTCCATGGCCGTGCACGTCAACGCCATGCTGGAGTTCCAGAAGCAGGGCATCCCGACCTTCGACTACGGCAACAACATCCGCCAGATGGCCAAGGAAGAGGGCGTCGAGAATGCCTTCGACTTCCCCGGCTTCGTTCCGGCCTACATCCGCCCGCTGTTCTGCCGTGGCATCGGCCCGTTCCGCTGGGCCGCGCTGTCCGGCGATGCCGAGGACATCTACAAGACCGACGCCAAGGTCAAGGAGCTGATCCCGGACGACGCCCACCTGCACAACTGGCTGGACATGGCCAAGGAGCGCATCAGCTTCCAGGGCCTGCCGGCGCGCATCTGCTGGGTCGGCCTGGGCCAGCGCGCCAAGCTCGGCCTGGCGTTCAACGAAATGGTGCGTCGCGGCGAGCTGAAAGCCCCGATCGTGATCGGCCGCGACCACCTGGACTCCGGCTCGGTCTCCAGCCCGAACCGCGAGACCGAAGCCATGCGCGACGGCTCCGACGCCGTGTCCGACTGGCCGCTGCTCAACGCCCTGCTGAACACCGCCAGCGGCGCCACCTGGGTTTCGCTGCACCACGGCGGCGGCGTGGGCATGGGCTTCTCCCAGCACTCGGGCATGGTGATCGTCTGCGACGGCACCGACGAGGCCGCCGCGCGTATCGCCCGTGTGCTGACCAACGACCCGGGCACCGGCGTGATGCGCCATGCCGACGCCGGCTACCAGATCGCCATCGACTGCGCCAAGGAACAGGGCCTGAACCTGCCGATGATCACTGGCTGA
- the hutC gene encoding histidine utilization repressor, with protein MSQDHSSLAAFALETPAPLYARVKEIILQQIRNGVWKPNSKLPSESELFTLLGVSRMTINRALRELTIEGVLVRLQGVGTFVAEQKGHAALFEIHNIAEEIAARGHEHRCEVVLLEPLPEGADLAMPFELENVSRIFHSVVVHYENEVPVQLEERFVNAEVAPEYLQQDFTRITPYAYLIQLAPLTEGEHVVEAINAEAADCKLLRIKRGDACLLIRRRTWSAKGQVGAARLVYPGSRYRLEGRFGQ; from the coding sequence GTGTCCCAAGATCATTCCTCCCTGGCCGCGTTCGCGCTGGAAACCCCGGCGCCGCTGTACGCGCGGGTCAAGGAGATCATCCTGCAGCAGATCCGCAACGGTGTCTGGAAGCCCAACTCCAAGCTGCCGTCGGAGAGCGAACTGTTCACCCTGCTGGGGGTGAGCCGGATGACCATCAACCGTGCGCTGCGCGAGCTGACCATCGAGGGAGTGCTGGTGCGTCTGCAGGGCGTCGGCACCTTCGTCGCCGAGCAGAAGGGGCATGCCGCGCTCTTCGAGATCCACAACATTGCCGAGGAGATCGCCGCTCGCGGTCATGAGCACCGTTGCGAGGTAGTGCTGCTCGAGCCGCTCCCCGAAGGGGCGGACCTGGCCATGCCGTTCGAACTGGAGAACGTCAGCCGTATCTTCCACTCGGTGGTGGTGCACTACGAGAACGAAGTGCCGGTGCAACTGGAGGAGCGCTTCGTCAACGCCGAAGTCGCGCCCGAGTACCTGCAGCAGGACTTCACCCGCATCACGCCCTACGCCTACCTGATCCAGCTGGCGCCGCTCACCGAGGGGGAGCACGTGGTGGAGGCGATCAATGCCGAGGCGGCGGACTGCAAGCTGCTGCGGATCAAGCGTGGCGACGCCTGCCTGCTGATTCGCCGGCGTACCTGGTCGGCGAAGGGGCAGGTGGGTGCGGCGCGGCTGGTCTATCCGGGATCGCGCTATCGCCTCGAAGGCCGCTTCGGGCAGTAA
- the recJ gene encoding single-stranded-DNA-specific exonuclease RecJ, whose product MRIESRPLPEQLPDLGDLPPLLTRLYAARGVQSAAELDKGLARLIPYQQLKGVDAAVELLVDALEKGQRILYVGDFDADGATASSVGVLALRMLGAAWVDYLVPNRFEYGYGLTPEIVAVALEKRPDLLVTVDNGISSIDGVAAAKAAGLRVLVTDHHLPGPELPAADAIVNPNQPGCDFPSKAMAGVGVIFYVMLALRARLRERGWFAARGIAEPNLAELLDLVSLGSVADVVPLDANNRILVHQGLARIRAGRARPGLRALLEVAGRDCRRITSTDLGFILGPRLNAAGRLDDMSLGIEMLLCEDEGRAREMAVQLDALNQDRKAIEQGMQREALAQLKELPMEEMPFGLCLFDPEWHQGVIGILASRLKERYHRPTIAFADAGDGSLKGSARSVPGFHIRDALDAVAARHPGLISKFGGHAMAAGLSLPQENFGAFAAAFDAEVRRQLDEEDLTGRLLSDGQLGAEEFHLELARAIRQAGPWGQHFPEPLFHGVFQIVQQRVVGERHLKLVLKTECGSLQLDAIAFNIDREVWPNPTVRWAEVAYKLDVNEFRGNESVQLMVAHIAPR is encoded by the coding sequence ATGCGCATTGAATCCCGCCCGCTCCCGGAGCAATTGCCCGACCTCGGCGACCTGCCGCCACTGCTGACCCGCCTCTACGCCGCCCGTGGTGTACAGAGCGCCGCCGAGCTGGACAAGGGGCTGGCGCGGTTGATCCCGTATCAGCAGCTCAAGGGCGTCGATGCGGCGGTGGAGCTGCTGGTCGATGCGCTGGAGAAGGGCCAGCGGATTCTCTATGTCGGTGACTTCGACGCCGACGGCGCCACCGCCAGCAGCGTTGGCGTGCTGGCGTTGCGCATGCTCGGCGCGGCCTGGGTCGATTACCTGGTGCCGAACCGCTTCGAGTACGGCTACGGCCTGACCCCGGAAATCGTCGCCGTGGCGCTGGAAAAGCGCCCGGACCTGCTGGTGACCGTGGACAACGGCATCTCCAGCATCGACGGCGTCGCCGCTGCCAAGGCCGCCGGCCTGCGTGTGCTGGTCACCGACCACCACCTGCCGGGGCCGGAGCTGCCCGCCGCCGATGCCATCGTCAACCCGAACCAGCCCGGCTGCGACTTCCCCAGCAAGGCCATGGCCGGCGTTGGGGTGATCTTCTATGTGATGCTCGCCCTGCGCGCGCGCCTGCGTGAGCGCGGCTGGTTCGCCGCGCGCGGCATCGCCGAACCGAACCTCGCCGAATTGCTCGACCTGGTATCCCTGGGCAGCGTCGCCGACGTGGTGCCGCTGGACGCCAACAATCGCATCCTGGTGCACCAGGGCCTGGCGCGCATTCGCGCCGGCCGGGCCCGTCCGGGGCTGCGCGCGCTGCTGGAAGTGGCCGGGCGCGATTGCCGGCGGATCACCTCCACGGACCTGGGCTTCATCCTCGGCCCACGCTTGAACGCCGCCGGCCGCCTGGACGACATGTCCCTGGGTATTGAAATGCTGCTCTGCGAGGACGAGGGCCGCGCCCGCGAGATGGCGGTGCAGCTCGACGCGCTCAACCAGGACCGCAAGGCCATCGAGCAGGGCATGCAGCGCGAGGCGCTGGCCCAGCTCAAGGAGCTGCCGATGGAGGAGATGCCCTTCGGCCTGTGCCTGTTCGACCCGGAGTGGCACCAGGGCGTGATCGGCATCCTCGCCTCGCGCCTGAAGGAGCGCTACCACCGTCCGACCATTGCTTTCGCCGATGCCGGCGACGGTAGCCTCAAGGGTTCGGCGCGCTCGGTACCGGGTTTCCACATCCGCGATGCGCTGGACGCGGTGGCCGCGCGTCATCCGGGGCTGATCAGCAAGTTCGGCGGCCACGCCATGGCTGCCGGCCTGTCGCTGCCGCAGGAAAACTTCGGCGCCTTCGCCGCCGCTTTCGATGCCGAGGTGCGCCGCCAGCTGGATGAGGAGGACCTCACCGGTCGCCTGCTCTCCGACGGCCAACTCGGCGCAGAGGAGTTCCACCTGGAGCTGGCGCGGGCGATCCGCCAGGCCGGACCCTGGGGGCAGCACTTCCCCGAACCGCTGTTCCACGGGGTGTTCCAGATTGTCCAGCAGCGCGTGGTCGGCGAGCGTCACCTCAAGCTGGTGCTCAAGACCGAATGCGGTTCGCTGCAGCTGGACGCCATCGCCTTCAACATCGACCGCGAGGTCTGGCCCAACCCCACCGTGCGTTGGGCGGAAGTGGCCTACAAGCTCGACGTCAACGAGTTCCGCGGCAATGAAAGCGTGCAGCTGATGGTGGCGCATATCGCGCCGCGCTGA
- a CDS encoding YaeQ family protein, with protein MALSATPYKADISLTDLDRGVYETLRFTVARHPSETEERLAVRLLAYVIWYNEQLAFGRGLSDVEEPSLWEKSLDDRVLHWIEVGQPDAERLTWCSRRCEKLTLVAYGNLRVWTTKVLDTVRHLKNLNVVAMPQEPLEEISRDLPRSINWTVMISEGTIFVTDERGQHELQVEWLMGER; from the coding sequence ATGGCCCTGTCCGCCACGCCCTACAAAGCCGATATCAGCCTGACCGACCTCGACCGTGGGGTCTACGAGACTCTGCGCTTCACCGTCGCCCGCCACCCCTCGGAAACCGAGGAGCGCCTGGCGGTGCGTCTGCTGGCCTACGTCATCTGGTACAACGAGCAGCTGGCCTTCGGCCGCGGTCTGTCGGACGTGGAAGAACCTTCGCTGTGGGAAAAGAGCCTGGATGATCGCGTCCTGCACTGGATCGAAGTAGGCCAGCCTGACGCCGAGCGCCTGACCTGGTGCTCGCGCCGCTGCGAGAAGCTGACCCTGGTCGCCTACGGCAACCTGCGCGTGTGGACCACCAAGGTGCTCGACACGGTGCGCCACCTGAAGAACCTCAACGTCGTCGCCATGCCCCAGGAACCGCTGGAGGAAATCTCCCGCGACCTGCCGCGCTCGATCAACTGGACCGTAATGATCAGCGAAGGAACCATCTTCGTCACCGACGAGCGTGGCCAGCACGAGCTGCAAGTAGAGTGGCTGATGGGCGAGCGTTGA
- a CDS encoding GGDEF domain-containing protein: MVLSLPTLVVVDLYVLTLVGVLMAFAWHSGRREPTLGYMSAMLLLGALGTFLGTLRGMGIDLVPILLGNVILHLCAAMNWTSMRVFAGRRPHWPLIGAGAALWALLCLWPAFYESLSARVFVSTSITIAYCLASVSELLRSRRKLEVELRPPLALMLFHGGFYMVRLAVDRGMPFESASNNGQGSTFFTLLVFETMLYAIGIAFATLAMVKERAELGFRSAALSDPLTGAGNRRAFMDSGERALRLCAERGEQASLLLCDLDNFKRLNDSFGHPAGDRVLVEFSRITASRMRKQDLFARIGGEEFACLLVSADTEGACQVAERVRREFAELPFMAEGQLSVSIGIATTREAGHDLTRLLALADQALYAAKAKGRNRIELAAPEPGTDRRTRE, from the coding sequence ATGGTCCTGAGCCTGCCAACGCTGGTCGTGGTCGATCTCTACGTGCTCACCCTGGTCGGGGTGCTGATGGCGTTCGCCTGGCACAGCGGCCGCCGCGAGCCGACGCTCGGCTACATGAGCGCGATGCTCCTGCTGGGGGCGCTGGGCACCTTCCTGGGGACCTTGCGGGGAATGGGCATCGATCTGGTGCCGATCCTGCTGGGCAACGTCATCCTGCACCTTTGCGCGGCGATGAACTGGACGTCCATGCGGGTGTTCGCCGGGCGCCGCCCGCACTGGCCGTTGATCGGCGCTGGCGCGGCCCTGTGGGCGTTGCTGTGCCTCTGGCCTGCGTTCTACGAGTCCCTGTCGGCTCGAGTGTTCGTCAGTACCTCGATCACCATCGCCTATTGCCTGGCGTCCGTCAGCGAGCTGCTGCGCAGCCGCCGCAAGCTGGAGGTGGAGCTGCGTCCGCCCCTGGCGCTGATGCTGTTCCACGGCGGCTTCTACATGGTGCGCCTGGCGGTCGACCGTGGCATGCCCTTCGAGAGCGCCAGCAACAATGGCCAGGGCAGCACCTTCTTCACCTTGCTGGTCTTCGAAACCATGCTCTACGCCATCGGCATCGCCTTCGCGACCCTGGCGATGGTCAAGGAGCGCGCCGAGCTGGGCTTCCGCAGCGCCGCGCTGAGCGATCCACTGACCGGCGCCGGCAATCGCCGGGCTTTCATGGATTCCGGCGAGCGCGCCTTGCGCCTGTGCGCCGAGCGCGGCGAGCAGGCTTCGCTGCTGCTCTGCGACCTGGACAACTTCAAGCGCCTCAATGACTCCTTCGGCCATCCCGCCGGCGACCGGGTGCTGGTGGAGTTCAGCCGCATCACTGCCTCACGCATGCGCAAGCAGGACCTGTTCGCACGCATCGGCGGGGAGGAGTTCGCCTGCCTGCTGGTGTCCGCCGATACCGAAGGCGCCTGCCAGGTGGCCGAGCGGGTGCGCCGCGAATTCGCCGAACTGCCGTTCATGGCCGAAGGGCAGCTCAGCGTGAGCATCGGCATCGCCACCACCCGCGAGGCCGGGCACGATCTGACGCGCCTGCTGGCGCTGGCCGACCAGGCGCTCTACGCCGCCAAGGCCAAGGGGCGCAACCGCATCGAGCTGGCCGCTCCGGAGCCGGGAACCGACCGCCGTACGCGCGAGTGA
- a CDS encoding CaiB/BaiF CoA-transferase family protein: MNTTTKPLAGLKVIELGTLIAGPFASRLCAEFGAEVIKVESPDGGDPLRKWRKLYEGTSLWWFVQARNKRSLTLNLKHESGREVLKKLLAEADILIENFRPGVLEKLGLGWDVIRALNPKLVMVRLSGFGQSGPYKDQPGFGAVGESMGGLRYITGFEDRPPVRTGISIGDSIAALWGVIGALMALRHREVNGGQGQVVDVALYEAVFAMMESMVPEFDVFGFIRERSGNIMPGITPSSVHTTADGKHVQIAANGDAIFRRFMLAIGRTDLADDPQLADNAGRDQRRDELYGVIDRWARSEPLDTVLKVLGEAEVPASRIYSAEDMFADPQFLAREMFLSAKLPDGKPFRMPGIVPKLSDTPGSADWIGPALGEHTDEVLGGLGYDAAAIAALRQQGAV; the protein is encoded by the coding sequence ATGAACACCACCACCAAACCCCTCGCCGGCCTCAAAGTGATCGAACTGGGCACGCTGATCGCCGGTCCCTTCGCCTCGCGCCTGTGCGCGGAATTCGGCGCCGAGGTGATCAAGGTCGAATCACCCGACGGCGGCGACCCGCTGCGCAAGTGGCGCAAGCTCTACGAAGGCACCTCGCTGTGGTGGTTCGTGCAGGCCCGCAACAAACGCTCGCTGACCCTGAACCTCAAACACGAGTCCGGGCGCGAGGTGCTGAAGAAACTGCTGGCTGAGGCCGACATCCTGATCGAGAACTTCCGTCCCGGCGTGCTGGAAAAGCTCGGCCTGGGCTGGGACGTGATCCGCGCGCTGAATCCGAAGCTGGTGATGGTGCGCCTGTCCGGTTTCGGTCAGAGCGGCCCCTACAAGGACCAGCCGGGCTTCGGCGCGGTGGGCGAGTCCATGGGCGGGCTGCGCTACATCACCGGCTTCGAAGACCGCCCGCCGGTACGCACCGGCATCTCCATCGGCGACTCCATCGCCGCGTTGTGGGGCGTGATCGGCGCGCTCATGGCGCTGCGTCACCGCGAGGTCAACGGCGGCCAGGGCCAGGTAGTGGACGTGGCGCTGTATGAAGCGGTATTCGCCATGATGGAATCGATGGTGCCGGAGTTCGACGTGTTCGGCTTCATCCGCGAGCGCAGCGGCAACATCATGCCCGGCATCACGCCCTCCTCCGTGCACACCACGGCCGACGGCAAGCACGTGCAGATCGCCGCCAACGGCGACGCGATCTTCCGCCGCTTCATGCTCGCCATCGGCCGCACCGACCTGGCGGACGATCCGCAGTTGGCCGACAACGCCGGACGCGACCAGCGGCGTGACGAGCTGTACGGGGTGATCGACCGCTGGGCCCGCTCCGAGCCCCTGGACACCGTGCTGAAGGTCCTGGGCGAAGCCGAAGTGCCGGCCAGCCGCATCTACTCCGCCGAGGACATGTTCGCCGACCCGCAATTCCTCGCCCGCGAGATGTTCCTCTCGGCGAAGCTGCCGGACGGCAAGCCCTTCCGCATGCCAGGCATCGTGCCCAAGCTCTCCGACACCCCCGGCTCAGCCGACTGGATCGGTCCAGCTCTGGGCGAGCATACCGATGAGGTGCTCGGTGGACTGGGTTATGACGCGGCGGCTATCGCTGCGCTGCGTCAGCAGGGGGCGGTGTAG
- a CDS encoding DUF3509 domain-containing protein translates to MDRLSVLLTETFAPYTPSLGLARPDGGRILTLTNDEGEVVLRRVIDGQQLADENQREEAIQSVRRDLLIQEGRMEDDVIAALRQRAQVLSYGM, encoded by the coding sequence ATGGACCGGCTGAGCGTACTGCTGACCGAGACCTTCGCTCCCTATACTCCGTCCCTGGGCTTGGCGCGCCCCGATGGCGGCCGCATCCTGACCCTGACCAACGACGAAGGCGAGGTTGTATTGCGCCGGGTGATCGATGGCCAGCAACTGGCCGATGAGAACCAGCGCGAGGAAGCGATCCAGTCGGTTCGCCGCGACCTGCTGATCCAGGAGGGGCGGATGGAGGACGATGTCATTGCTGCCCTGCGGCAGCGTGCTCAGGTGCTTAGCTACGGGATGTGA
- the thrC gene encoding threonine synthase, protein MRYISTRGQAPALNFEDVLLAGLASDGGLYVPENLPRFTVEEIASWAGLPYHELAFRVMRPFVAGSISDADFKKILEETYGVFAHNAVAPLRQLNGNEWVLELFHGPTLAFKDFALQLLGRLLDHVLTKRGERVVIMGATSGDTGSAAIEGCKACENVDIFIMHPHNRVSEVQRRQMTTILGENIHNIAIEGNFDDCQEMVKASFADQGFLKGTRLVAVNSINWARIMAQIVYYFHAAIQLGAPARSVAFSVPTGNFGDIFAGYLARNMGLPVSQLIVATNRNDILHRFMSGNRYDKDTLHASLSPSMDIMVSSNFERLLFDLHGRNGKAVAELMDNFKATGKLAVEDDRWTEARRLFDSLAVSDEETCETIAQVYAECGELLDPHTAIGVRAARECRRSLAVPMVTLGTAHPVKFPEAVEKAGIEAVPALPAHLADLFQREERCTVLPNELAKVQAFVSAHGNRGKPL, encoded by the coding sequence ATGCGTTACATCAGTACCCGCGGCCAGGCGCCCGCGCTGAACTTCGAAGACGTGCTGCTGGCTGGCCTGGCCAGCGACGGCGGCCTCTACGTGCCGGAAAACCTGCCGCGCTTCACCGTCGAGGAGATCGCCTCCTGGGCCGGCCTGCCGTACCACGAGCTGGCCTTCCGCGTGATGCGCCCGTTCGTTGCCGGCAGCATCTCCGACGCCGACTTCAAGAAGATCCTCGAAGAGACCTACGGTGTCTTCGCCCACAACGCCGTGGCGCCGCTGCGCCAGCTCAACGGCAACGAGTGGGTGCTGGAGCTGTTCCACGGCCCGACCCTGGCCTTCAAGGACTTCGCCCTGCAACTGCTCGGCCGCCTGCTCGACCATGTGCTGACCAAGCGCGGCGAGCGTGTGGTGATCATGGGTGCCACCTCCGGCGACACCGGCTCGGCCGCCATCGAAGGCTGCAAGGCCTGCGAGAACGTCGACATCTTCATCATGCACCCGCACAACCGTGTGTCCGAGGTGCAGCGCCGTCAGATGACCACCATCCTTGGCGAAAACATCCACAACATCGCCATCGAAGGCAACTTCGACGACTGCCAGGAGATGGTCAAGGCCAGCTTCGCCGACCAGGGCTTCCTGAAGGGCACCCGTCTGGTGGCGGTGAACTCGATCAACTGGGCGCGGATCATGGCCCAGATCGTTTACTACTTCCACGCCGCCATCCAGCTCGGCGCCCCGGCCCGTTCCGTGGCCTTCTCGGTGCCCACCGGCAACTTCGGCGACATCTTCGCCGGCTACCTGGCGCGCAACATGGGCCTGCCGGTCAGCCAACTGATCGTCGCGACCAATCGCAACGACATCCTGCACCGCTTCATGTCCGGCAACCGCTACGACAAGGACACCCTGCACGCGTCGCTGTCGCCGTCCATGGACATCATGGTCTCGTCCAACTTCGAGCGCCTGCTGTTCGACCTGCATGGCCGCAACGGCAAGGCCGTCGCCGAGCTGATGGACAACTTCAAGGCCACCGGCAAGCTGGCCGTCGAAGATGACCGCTGGACCGAAGCCCGCCGCCTGTTCGACTCCCTGGCGGTGAGCGACGAAGAGACCTGCGAAACCATCGCCCAGGTCTACGCCGAATGTGGCGAACTGCTGGACCCGCACACCGCCATCGGCGTGCGCGCGGCCCGCGAATGCCGCCGCAGCCTGGCCGTGCCCATGGTCACCCTGGGCACCGCGCATCCGGTCAAGTTCCCGGAAGCGGTGGAGAAGGCCGGCATCGAGGCCGTTCCGGCACTGCCGGCGCACCTGGCCGACCTGTTCCAGCGCGAAGAGCGTTGCACCGTGCTGCCGAACGAACTGGCCAAGGTCCAGGCCTTCGTCAGCGCTCACGGCAACCGTGGCAAGCCGCTCTGA